A portion of the Sphaerochaeta pleomorpha str. Grapes genome contains these proteins:
- a CDS encoding tyrosine-type recombinase/integrase — protein sequence MEQLSAVLKVLQDYDQTRYLNKATLRLYELCYLRVEKELQQPLEEGMGLLEAVRYQANELIRQGKTSIIAYPTYSRMLCYLETGTIHDEYLRYNVTKTVLIQDTFKPVLKQYLAYLQSEGKSVFTIDSYRNVATQFLNHLGANDIHNIAEINGSLVISFFEVLRGTWVSTNIRVAASAMRKFFWYLGYEGAIFQAIPTNCPRHTPIIPMLEIEEDAAISSYICNGNGSWKDRTILSLTYYLGVRANDIINLKLENIDWIKGTLSLVQSKTRNLLVLPLLPVIGNCMQKYLLEERPRSNIRYVFLSYREPYHKLGGHSAIYAIIRRVFAELGIRDSKRKGSHLLRHHAASKQLQNWVPLGTISNMLGHKDMDSTTIYTTVEYEKIRPCCLAPYYKGATV from the coding sequence ATGGAACAATTGTCAGCAGTTTTGAAAGTTCTGCAGGACTATGACCAAACCCGCTATCTTAACAAAGCCACCTTGCGATTATATGAACTTTGCTATCTAAGGGTAGAGAAGGAGTTGCAACAACCGCTTGAAGAAGGAATGGGGTTGCTCGAAGCTGTCAGATACCAGGCAAATGAACTCATCAGGCAGGGAAAAACCAGTATAATTGCTTATCCTACCTATTCTCGCATGCTATGTTATCTGGAAACAGGAACAATTCACGATGAGTATCTCCGATATAACGTTACCAAGACAGTCCTTATCCAGGATACCTTCAAGCCTGTGCTGAAACAATACCTGGCATACCTGCAATCTGAAGGGAAGTCAGTCTTTACTATTGACAGCTACAGGAACGTAGCAACCCAGTTTCTCAATCATCTGGGTGCAAATGATATTCATAACATCGCAGAAATCAATGGATCCTTGGTCATTTCTTTCTTTGAGGTGTTGAGAGGCACATGGGTATCGACTAATATTCGTGTTGCAGCCTCTGCCATGCGAAAGTTTTTCTGGTATTTGGGCTATGAGGGTGCAATATTTCAAGCAATACCAACCAATTGTCCCCGGCATACTCCCATCATCCCCATGCTTGAAATAGAGGAGGATGCAGCCATCTCCAGCTACATTTGCAATGGGAATGGCTCCTGGAAGGATAGGACAATTCTTTCATTGACCTACTATCTCGGTGTCAGGGCCAATGATATCATAAACTTGAAACTGGAAAATATAGACTGGATCAAAGGGACCTTGTCATTAGTTCAGTCAAAGACCCGGAACCTGTTGGTTCTCCCTCTCTTGCCTGTCATAGGCAACTGTATGCAGAAATATCTACTGGAGGAGCGACCTAGAAGCAATATTCGTTATGTATTTTTATCATATCGTGAACCCTATCATAAACTTGGAGGGCATTCTGCCATATATGCAATTATCCGGAGGGTTTTTGCTGAACTTGGGATTCGGGATTCCAAGCGGAAAGGATCACATCTGCTGAGACATCATGCAGCATCGAAACAGCTGCAGAATTGGGTACCTTTGGGAACCATCAGCAACATGCTTGGTCATAAGGATATGGATTCGACCACTATCTATACCACCGTCGAATATGAGAAGATCAGGCCGTGTTGCCTTGCCCCTTACTACAAGGGGGCAACGGTATGA
- a CDS encoding ExeA family protein, whose amino-acid sequence MNTDIRTFYGFRQTPFSPDIRPDQMYLLSGMVEISKRIQFAVQNNMYFTVIGDVGAGKSTSLRYALHQLPQKSYQVIDLVGGQWGFVEVLRQCMASLGIHTRTNQPSSMLRQIHEVFDLIRNDGKRPVLFVDEAHLFQTDVFAQLHLISQQNLAKAIVMCGQDGLFEKLRNPQARPLMNRVIDGYNLRNLTQDECFGYIDHHLKVIGGCNSDIFEKPALIAIGQVSAGIPRNINSVCLLALGYGMDHGTTSISAETIRNVSRNWWE is encoded by the coding sequence ATGAATACAGACATCCGTACCTTCTACGGGTTCAGGCAGACCCCCTTTTCCCCGGATATACGGCCCGACCAGATGTATCTGCTCTCCGGGATGGTGGAGATCAGCAAACGCATACAGTTCGCCGTCCAGAACAACATGTATTTCACCGTCATAGGCGACGTAGGGGCCGGCAAGTCCACCTCCCTTCGCTATGCACTCCACCAGCTACCACAAAAAAGCTATCAGGTCATCGACCTGGTAGGCGGACAATGGGGGTTTGTAGAGGTCCTCAGGCAGTGCATGGCTTCGCTCGGCATCCATACGAGGACAAACCAGCCGTCCTCGATGCTCAGGCAGATCCATGAGGTTTTCGACCTCATCCGCAACGACGGCAAGCGTCCCGTATTGTTTGTCGACGAGGCGCACCTTTTCCAGACCGACGTGTTTGCCCAGCTCCACCTCATAAGCCAGCAGAACCTGGCAAAGGCCATCGTCATGTGCGGGCAGGATGGTTTGTTCGAGAAACTCCGCAACCCGCAGGCGCGCCCTCTCATGAACAGGGTTATCGACGGCTACAACCTCCGCAATCTCACACAGGACGAATGTTTCGGGTACATAGACCATCATCTGAAGGTAATAGGAGGTTGCAACTCCGATATCTTCGAGAAGCCCGCATTGATAGCAATCGGCCAGGTTTCCGCGGGAATCCCGCGGAATATCAATTCGGTCTGCTTGCTTGCCCTCGGTTACGGGATGGATCATGGGACAACATCCATCTCGGCAGAGACGATCAGAAATGTTTCACGCAATTGGTGGGAGTGA